Proteins from one Candidatus Desulfovibrio trichonymphae genomic window:
- a CDS encoding DnaA ATPase domain-containing protein codes for MQDQWTKISENLKKMLDSGTFKVWIVPLRVVVQGDRLCIGAPNAFVADWLRQRMLLPLREAAAPVLGLAPESVDVRIEAAGRDAAAGQAVSGAGKRCPPEGGYVGAVRAGLRQILLPLPVPGSPSRPEQWRYSFDDFEVGVSNSVAVAAAHDVCNSAGSVRTLFVNSSSGLGKTHLSHAVGRAISESRGNARVGYLTAEEFARRFVAALRSHDVESFKARLRDLDVLLLEDVHFFQGKEKMQDMALTVVKNIEAKGGRTIFTSSFSPRELQHIDSQLVSYFCSGILTRMDRPSKEMRRRLLARKAKSFQVLLPDAVCDFLASRLKGDIRQLESCLESLIFKARLLNCGLDQKLAMEVLAQYAGVECGPADMEAIIRLVCESYGLSENQLNSRSRRQECVLGRNTIYYLARKHTDLSLEEIGEKFNRRHSTVIKGITSVEREISKESTLGRQIAKAVHLIERNAGLGVIQP; via the coding sequence ATGCAAGATCAATGGACAAAAATTTCTGAAAATCTCAAAAAAATGCTGGATTCCGGAACTTTTAAGGTTTGGATTGTCCCGTTACGTGTTGTCGTGCAAGGGGATCGGCTTTGCATCGGCGCTCCCAACGCCTTTGTGGCGGACTGGCTGCGGCAGCGCATGCTGCTGCCCTTGCGGGAAGCTGCAGCGCCGGTGCTTGGCCTTGCGCCCGAATCTGTGGATGTGCGCATTGAAGCCGCCGGACGGGACGCCGCGGCCGGGCAAGCCGTCTCTGGCGCCGGGAAACGCTGTCCGCCTGAGGGCGGGTACGTCGGCGCGGTGCGCGCCGGGCTGCGGCAGATCTTACTGCCCCTGCCCGTTCCGGGAAGTCCTAGCAGGCCGGAGCAATGGCGATATTCCTTTGACGATTTTGAAGTGGGGGTCAGCAACAGCGTTGCCGTTGCAGCCGCCCATGACGTCTGCAACAGCGCGGGCAGCGTCCGCACCCTTTTTGTGAATTCCTCGTCCGGCCTCGGGAAAACCCATCTCTCCCACGCCGTGGGCAGGGCCATCAGTGAATCGCGTGGGAACGCGCGCGTGGGCTATCTGACGGCCGAGGAATTTGCGCGGCGTTTTGTCGCGGCCCTGCGCAGCCATGATGTGGAGTCTTTCAAGGCCCGTTTGCGCGATCTGGATGTTCTTTTGCTGGAAGACGTGCATTTTTTTCAGGGTAAGGAAAAAATGCAGGACATGGCCTTGACCGTAGTCAAAAACATTGAGGCAAAAGGCGGGCGGACTATTTTTACCTCTTCGTTTTCACCACGCGAGCTGCAGCATATTGACAGTCAGCTTGTCTCGTATTTCTGCTCCGGCATTCTCACGAGGATGGATCGCCCCTCCAAAGAAATGCGTCGCCGTCTTCTCGCGCGCAAGGCCAAAAGTTTTCAGGTGCTGCTGCCTGATGCCGTCTGTGATTTTTTGGCGTCGCGACTCAAGGGCGACATCCGCCAGTTGGAGTCCTGTCTGGAAAGCCTTATTTTTAAAGCCCGTCTGCTCAACTGCGGACTTGATCAGAAACTGGCGATGGAGGTGCTTGCCCAGTACGCCGGCGTGGAGTGCGGGCCGGCGGATATGGAGGCCATCATACGTCTTGTCTGTGAAAGTTATGGCCTAAGCGAAAATCAGCTCAACTCGCGTTCACGACGTCAAGAATGCGTGCTCGGCCGCAACACTATTTATTATCTGGCGCGCAAGCACACGGATCTTTCGCTTGAGGAAATAGGTGAAAAATTTAACCGTCGGCATTCCACGGTGATCAAGGGCATCACCTCTGTGGAGCGTGAAATTTCCAAAGAATCCACGTTGGGCCGTCAGATTGCGAAAGCCGTGCATCTTATCGAACGCAATGCCGGCCTTGGGGTCATACAGCCCTGA
- a CDS encoding prephenate dehydrogenase/arogenate dehydrogenase family protein — MKTPRKTAVIGSRGRMGAMFCNRAVAAGLDAAGADMPLTPDMLEKTCADADMALICVPAAFFEATLTRACRHLPRYAVLADITSVKEQPMRQMERHWQGPVVGTHPLFGPTSAVDEDLPVAVTPGRNAGPKHIALLNGFFDAIGCRVFETTAQRHDQAMARIQGMNFITTLAYFALLAQKDDLLPFVTPSFRRRLNAAKKMLTEDARLFAGLFEANPHSHEAVHQYRQMFNLAASGDIDLLCEKAQWWWKDARIDSDTI; from the coding sequence ATGAAAACGCCACGCAAGACAGCCGTCATCGGCTCGCGCGGACGCATGGGCGCCATGTTCTGCAACAGGGCCGTCGCCGCCGGACTTGACGCGGCAGGCGCGGATATGCCGCTTACGCCGGACATGCTTGAAAAAACGTGCGCGGACGCTGACATGGCCCTGATTTGCGTGCCCGCCGCTTTTTTTGAAGCAACCCTGACAAGGGCATGCCGTCACTTGCCGCGCTACGCTGTGCTCGCCGACATCACTTCCGTGAAAGAACAGCCTATGCGGCAGATGGAGCGGCACTGGCAAGGCCCGGTTGTGGGAACCCATCCACTATTCGGACCGACGTCCGCTGTGGACGAAGATCTGCCCGTGGCCGTCACCCCCGGCCGCAATGCCGGGCCGAAACATATTGCGCTTCTAAACGGCTTTTTTGACGCCATCGGTTGCCGCGTTTTTGAAACAACCGCGCAACGGCACGATCAAGCCATGGCCCGCATACAGGGTATGAACTTCATCACGACTCTGGCTTATTTCGCCCTGCTGGCACAAAAAGACGATCTGCTGCCCTTTGTAACGCCTTCATTCAGGCGCAGGCTCAACGCGGCAAAAAAAATGCTCACGGAAGACGCAAGACTTTTTGCCGGATTGTTTGAGGCCAACCCCCACAGCCACGAAGCCGTGCACCAGTATCGCCAGATGTTCAATCTGGCCGCGAGTGGCGATATTGACCTGCTGTGTGAAAAAGCTCAGTGGTGGTGGAAAGATGCGCGGATAGACTCAGATACAATATGA
- a CDS encoding 3-phosphoshikimate 1-carboxyvinyltransferase has protein sequence MTKTMRSDDAVAVTAPASKSASHRYLIGAALAHGVSCVRNALESQDLERTRNILCAAGAGMRALPEKTGWEVRGMAAGPRGNSADGTPLACDVHESGTTCRLLTAVLASGRGFFRIHGAQRMHERPIAELAGALTRLGARIRFEQTPGCPPLLLEAQGLDPARCNGLVTIGMDISSQYFSGLLLAAPLARTQLTLEPGGHKAVSWPYVGLTLQCLEDFNIRFSVQTRPHAEAQWQDTDDAKRRAIQAVQPGCLRVTVKPGVYKAGSYTVEGDWSNASYLLAAGALGHVPVRVEGLRTDSLQGDRAFLDILKNMGARLAVEGHSVTVYPSTLHGMDADMSSCPDLAPTVAALAAFAQGTTRISNVAHLRFKESDRITAPATELRKAGVRVEEAPDGLLVHGLHPTRPRLVDGLTLVTHNDHRIAMSLALLGCGASDTNMATRIDDPAVVRKSFPDFWKLWSRIA, from the coding sequence ATGACAAAAACAATGCGTTCTGACGACGCTGTTGCGGTTACGGCCCCGGCCTCCAAATCCGCGTCGCACCGGTATCTGATCGGCGCGGCGCTGGCGCACGGCGTTTCCTGTGTGCGCAATGCCCTTGAAAGTCAGGACCTGGAGCGCACCCGTAACATTCTTTGCGCTGCGGGCGCGGGGATGAGAGCCTTGCCAGAAAAAACGGGATGGGAAGTCAGGGGCATGGCCGCCGGGCCACGCGGAAACAGCGCGGACGGCACGCCGCTTGCCTGTGATGTGCATGAATCCGGCACTACCTGCCGCCTGCTTACGGCCGTGCTGGCCTCTGGACGGGGATTTTTTCGCATCCACGGCGCGCAGCGCATGCACGAGCGCCCCATCGCGGAACTGGCGGGCGCCTTGACGCGCCTCGGCGCCCGCATACGCTTTGAACAAACACCGGGCTGCCCCCCGCTGCTGCTGGAAGCGCAAGGGCTTGACCCGGCGCGGTGCAACGGTCTTGTCACAATAGGCATGGACATTTCAAGCCAGTATTTTTCCGGGCTGCTGCTCGCCGCGCCGCTTGCGCGCACGCAGCTGACGCTGGAACCGGGCGGGCACAAGGCTGTATCTTGGCCCTATGTGGGGCTGACCCTGCAATGTCTTGAGGATTTCAACATACGCTTCAGTGTGCAGACACGGCCCCATGCCGAAGCCCAATGGCAGGACACGGACGATGCAAAGCGGCGTGCCATACAAGCCGTGCAGCCCGGCTGTCTGCGCGTGACCGTGAAACCCGGCGTGTACAAAGCCGGCAGCTACACTGTGGAGGGGGACTGGTCGAACGCCTCCTATCTGCTGGCGGCTGGCGCGCTGGGACATGTGCCTGTGCGGGTGGAAGGACTGCGCACAGACTCGCTGCAGGGAGATCGAGCCTTTTTGGACATTCTTAAAAACATGGGCGCGCGCCTTGCCGTTGAAGGGCACTCCGTCACCGTTTACCCTTCAACGCTACACGGCATGGATGCGGACATGAGTTCCTGCCCGGATCTCGCGCCCACAGTGGCGGCGCTGGCCGCGTTTGCTCAAGGAACCACGCGTATCAGCAATGTCGCCCATCTGCGTTTCAAGGAATCAGACCGCATCACGGCCCCGGCAACAGAACTGCGCAAGGCCGGCGTGCGCGTGGAGGAAGCGCCTGACGGTCTGCTCGTCCATGGTCTGCACCCGACGCGCCCGCGTCTGGTGGACGGCCTGACGCTGGTAACGCACAACGATCACCGCATCGCCATGTCGCTGGCTCTGCTCGGCTGCGGCGCGTCAGACACGAACATGGCGACGCGCATTGACGATCCCGCTGTAGTGCGCAAGTCTTTTCCGGATTTCTGGAAGCTATGGAGCCGCATTGCATGA
- the pheA gene encoding prephenate dehydratase — protein MNATNAHDRHSNIPAGSSTPTDHLAAIRAAIDATDAALLKLFNRRSALSIKVGRIKASVPGIIFNPLREREVMDNLVLSNTGPLPEEHLRTIWREIFSSSRVLQRPQNVAYLGPEGTFSYFAGVEYLGHAVSFHPCGDISRVFEEITSGRCELGVVPLENSLQGTVGVSFDLFLKHDVFIQAELFSRISHCLLSNARSIAAIDVVYSHPQPLAQCGSWLRAHLPNAGLAPVESTAAAAHRAAAQNNAAAIGHGKLADITGLAVLARSIEDEQDNWTRFVIIGPKAAQQRQAVPRPSAGAGADKTSVLFTLPDKAGALSAVLELLAKNGINMRKLESRPLRGHCWRYVFFADVESDLTAPQHACLLAQLHEVCTSFRILGSYPTGPQLDRPHSDKDKSDDNCGDNAP, from the coding sequence ATGAATGCCACGAACGCGCACGACCGGCACAGCAATATCCCCGCGGGGAGCAGCACTCCAACAGACCATCTTGCCGCTATCCGCGCGGCCATTGACGCCACGGACGCGGCACTGCTGAAGCTTTTCAACCGCCGCTCGGCCCTGAGCATTAAAGTCGGCCGCATCAAGGCGAGCGTGCCAGGCATCATCTTCAACCCCCTGCGTGAACGCGAAGTGATGGACAACCTTGTTCTCAGCAATACAGGCCCGCTGCCGGAGGAACATCTGAGGACGATATGGCGTGAGATATTCTCCTCCTCACGTGTGTTGCAGCGGCCGCAAAACGTGGCCTACCTCGGGCCTGAAGGAACGTTTTCTTACTTTGCCGGCGTGGAGTATCTCGGACACGCGGTCAGCTTTCACCCCTGCGGCGACATATCCCGAGTTTTTGAAGAAATAACATCCGGTCGGTGCGAGCTTGGCGTCGTGCCGCTGGAAAATTCGCTCCAAGGCACGGTGGGCGTGAGCTTTGACCTTTTTTTAAAGCACGATGTCTTTATTCAGGCGGAACTTTTTTCACGCATTTCACACTGCCTGTTGAGTAATGCCCGATCGATCGCCGCCATTGACGTTGTCTATTCCCATCCGCAGCCGCTGGCCCAGTGCGGAAGCTGGCTGCGCGCCCATTTGCCCAATGCCGGTCTTGCGCCGGTGGAGTCTACCGCCGCGGCAGCCCATCGCGCGGCGGCGCAAAACAATGCGGCAGCCATAGGTCACGGCAAGCTTGCCGACATAACCGGCCTTGCCGTCCTTGCCCGCAGCATTGAAGATGAACAGGACAACTGGACGCGCTTTGTCATCATAGGGCCGAAAGCGGCGCAGCAGAGGCAGGCCGTGCCCCGTCCATCCGCCGGCGCCGGCGCGGACAAAACATCCGTGCTGTTCACACTGCCTGACAAAGCCGGTGCGCTTTCAGCCGTGCTGGAACTGCTGGCAAAAAACGGCATCAACATGCGCAAACTCGAATCACGCCCCCTGCGCGGCCACTGCTGGCGTTATGTTTTTTTTGCGGATGTGGAAAGCGACCTTACCGCCCCGCAGCACGCCTGCCTGCTGGCACAGTTACACGAAGTCTGCACGAGCTTCCGCATCCTAGGCTCCTACCCCACAGGGCCACAGCTTGACCGTCCGCATTCGGATAAAGACAAGTCCGACGACAACTGCGGGGACAATGCGCCATGA
- a CDS encoding 3-dehydroquinate synthase II family protein: MPQIYFRCVPYSKNQVTLALESGVDGLIVPSGVVEQTAALARCTVWAAEETTLLALKSKSDEENALALMSKGERVILARGWEVIPVENLLAQSNQVFAEAGSLDEARLASGILERGVTGVVVLPETEADLKEVVAACKLFQGREKLGPCVITGVTPAGLGHRVCADTLSLLRHGEGMLTGNSSAFTFLVHAETEHNEYVAARPFRVNAGAVHAYIRLPGDKTTYLSELVAGQEILIVNARGETRLSTVGRVKIEVRPMLLIEARAEAEDGIRTGGVFLQNAETIRLTAPDGTPVSVVSLKEGDLVLCRTDAAGRHFGMRVREDIQEA, from the coding sequence ATGCCGCAGATATATTTTCGCTGTGTTCCCTACAGCAAAAACCAAGTGACGCTGGCGCTGGAATCAGGTGTGGACGGTCTTATCGTGCCATCCGGGGTTGTGGAGCAGACAGCGGCGCTGGCCCGCTGCACTGTTTGGGCGGCGGAAGAAACAACGCTCCTCGCCCTCAAGTCAAAAAGCGATGAAGAAAACGCACTGGCCCTCATGAGCAAGGGTGAACGCGTCATCCTTGCGCGCGGCTGGGAAGTCATTCCCGTAGAAAATCTGCTGGCCCAGAGCAATCAGGTGTTCGCCGAGGCAGGCTCTCTTGACGAAGCGCGCCTTGCGTCCGGCATTCTGGAGCGCGGCGTGACCGGCGTTGTTGTCTTGCCCGAGACCGAGGCCGATCTCAAGGAGGTTGTAGCCGCGTGCAAACTCTTCCAAGGCAGGGAAAAGCTGGGGCCCTGCGTGATAACAGGCGTCACGCCGGCGGGCCTCGGGCACCGCGTCTGCGCGGACACGCTCTCGTTGTTGCGCCACGGCGAAGGCATGCTGACGGGCAACTCCAGTGCCTTTACCTTTCTTGTGCACGCCGAAACAGAGCACAACGAATATGTAGCCGCCCGCCCCTTTCGCGTTAACGCAGGCGCCGTGCACGCCTATATTCGTCTACCCGGCGATAAAACCACCTATCTGAGCGAGCTTGTCGCCGGGCAGGAAATACTCATTGTCAACGCGCGGGGTGAAACCCGTCTGTCCACTGTGGGCCGCGTTAAAATTGAAGTGCGGCCCATGCTGCTGATAGAAGCGAGAGCCGAGGCCGAAGACGGCATCAGAACAGGCGGCGTTTTTTTGCAAAATGCCGAAACCATACGCCTTACCGCCCCGGACGGTACACCTGTAAGCGTTGTCAGCCTGAAAGAAGGTGACCTTGTGCTTTGCCGCACAGATGCGGCGGGCCGCCATTTCGGCATGCGGGTGCGTGAAGACATTCAGGAGGCATAG
- a CDS encoding 2-amino-3,7-dideoxy-D-threo-hept-6-ulosonate synthase produces the protein MYLGKKVRLERIINRENGRTIIVPMDHGVTIGAVDGLIDMRQAVNDMALGGADAVLMHKGLVRCSHRSAGQDIGLIVHLSASTALSPSGNTKTLVGTVEEGIKQGADCVSVHVNLGDPNERLMLTDMGKVAEACDSWGMPLLAMIYARGPQVHNGYAPEIVAHCARVGVELGADIVKVSYTGDVESFSEVIAACCVPVLIAGGELMDSTRQILEMVHDSLMAGGAGISVGRNVFQHPRRVALIKALRAIVHEDADVDDALATMGE, from the coding sequence ATGTATCTTGGCAAAAAAGTACGTCTTGAACGCATTATCAACCGTGAAAACGGCCGCACCATTATTGTGCCCATGGACCACGGCGTCACCATAGGCGCGGTGGACGGCCTTATCGACATGCGCCAAGCCGTGAACGACATGGCGCTGGGCGGAGCGGATGCGGTGCTCATGCACAAGGGACTTGTGCGGTGCTCCCACCGTAGCGCGGGCCAGGATATCGGCCTCATTGTGCATCTTTCCGCCTCCACGGCCCTTTCTCCCTCCGGCAACACAAAAACGCTGGTCGGCACGGTGGAGGAAGGCATTAAACAGGGCGCGGACTGCGTTTCCGTACATGTCAATCTGGGCGATCCTAACGAGCGTCTGATGCTCACGGATATGGGCAAAGTGGCGGAAGCCTGCGACAGCTGGGGCATGCCGCTGCTCGCCATGATATACGCACGCGGCCCTCAGGTACACAACGGCTATGCTCCTGAAATTGTGGCGCACTGCGCACGCGTAGGCGTGGAACTCGGGGCGGATATTGTCAAAGTGTCCTACACCGGCGATGTGGAGAGCTTTTCCGAAGTGATTGCTGCGTGCTGTGTGCCTGTGCTCATTGCGGGCGGAGAACTCATGGACTCCACACGGCAGATTCTGGAAATGGTGCACGATTCTCTCATGGCGGGTGGCGCCGGCATATCCGTAGGCCGCAACGTCTTTCAGCATCCCCGCCGTGTTGCCCTGATCAAGGCCTTGCGCGCCATCGTGCATGAAGACGCCGACGTGGACGACGCCCTCGCGACAATGGGAGAATAA